One region of Streptomyces leeuwenhoekii genomic DNA includes:
- a CDS encoding MBL fold metallo-hydrolase has translation MAANPSSSSGFRVPRPAAFGQDPGGERLARIHASPHFGDGVFRNPGGPARTRPAGSGKALAKIYLDKDARRRRTPRGAVPVHATTLADLSRPPATGLRLTWLGHSSVLAEIDGHRVLFDPVWGERCSPFPFAGPRRLHPVPLPLAALGPVDVVVISHDHYDHLDMPTIKALAGTDALFAVPLGVGAHLEHWGVSPDRLRELDWHESARVGGLTLTATPARHFCGRGLRNTQHTLWASWVVAGDRHRVYHSGDTGYFEGFRDIGAAHGPFDATMIQIGAYSEFWPDIHMTPDEGVRAHLDLQGPDAERGVLLPIHWGTFNLAPHPWAEPGEWTKDAAGEAGQTAAFPRPGEPFEPAGEVPGEAWWRAVSPPIAHPWRRPRSTEGVVETSRGDLDLAGER, from the coding sequence GTGGCCGCCAACCCCTCTTCGAGCTCCGGGTTCCGCGTGCCGCGGCCCGCGGCCTTCGGCCAGGACCCGGGCGGCGAACGCCTGGCCCGCATCCACGCCTCACCCCACTTCGGCGACGGCGTCTTCCGCAACCCGGGCGGCCCCGCCCGGACCCGGCCCGCCGGATCGGGCAAGGCCCTCGCCAAGATCTACCTCGACAAGGACGCACGGCGGCGCCGCACCCCGCGGGGCGCGGTGCCGGTGCACGCCACGACCCTCGCCGACCTCTCCCGACCGCCCGCCACCGGTCTGCGACTGACCTGGCTCGGCCACTCCAGCGTCCTCGCCGAGATCGACGGGCACCGGGTGCTGTTCGACCCGGTGTGGGGCGAGCGCTGCTCCCCCTTCCCGTTCGCCGGCCCCCGGCGGCTGCACCCGGTGCCGCTGCCCCTGGCCGCGCTCGGCCCGGTCGACGTGGTCGTCATCTCGCACGACCACTACGACCATCTGGACATGCCCACGATCAAGGCGCTGGCCGGGACGGACGCCCTCTTCGCGGTGCCCCTCGGCGTCGGCGCCCACCTCGAACACTGGGGCGTGTCCCCGGACCGGCTGCGCGAACTGGACTGGCACGAGTCGGCCCGCGTCGGCGGCCTCACCCTCACCGCCACACCGGCCCGCCATTTCTGCGGCCGGGGGCTGCGCAACACCCAGCACACGCTCTGGGCGTCCTGGGTCGTCGCCGGCGACCGGCACCGCGTCTACCACAGCGGCGACACCGGCTACTTCGAGGGCTTCCGGGACATCGGCGCCGCCCACGGCCCCTTCGACGCCACGATGATCCAGATAGGGGCGTACTCGGAGTTCTGGCCCGACATCCACATGACCCCGGACGAGGGCGTGCGGGCCCACCTCGACCTCCAAGGCCCGGACGCCGAGCGAGGGGTGCTGCTGCCGATCCACTGGGGGACGTTCAACCTGGCGCCGCACCCGTGGGCGGAGCCGGGGGAGTGGACGAAGGACGCGGCCGGGGAGGCCGGGCAGACGGCGGCGTTCCCGCGTCCGGGCGAGCCGTTCGAGCCGGCGGGGGAGGTGCCGGGGGAGGCGTGGTGGCGGGCGGTGTCGCCGCCGATCGCGCACCCCTGGCGCCGTCCGCGGAGTACTGAGGGTGTGGTTGAGACGAGCAGGGGCGATCTCGACCTCGCGGGGGAGCGGTGA
- a CDS encoding SGNH/GDSL hydrolase family protein has protein sequence MIGSYVAVGDSFTEGVGDPGPDGRFVGWADRLAVLLADRRPEGDFTYTNLAVRGKLLDQIVADQVPRAIELAPDLVSFCAGGNDIIRPGTDPDEVAERFERAVAALSAAAGTVMVTTGFDTRGVPLLKHLRGKIATYNGHVRAIADRYGCPVLDLWSLRSVQDRRAWDTDRLHLSPEGHTRVALRAGQALGLPVPADPEQPWPPLPPRGTFDVRRDDVQWAREYLVPWIGRRLRGQSSGDHVTPKGTLSPEDIRTRIAAVA, from the coding sequence GTGATCGGGTCGTACGTGGCGGTGGGGGACAGCTTCACCGAGGGTGTCGGCGACCCCGGACCCGACGGGAGATTCGTCGGCTGGGCCGACCGGCTCGCCGTACTCCTCGCCGACCGCCGGCCCGAGGGTGACTTCACCTATACCAACCTCGCAGTGCGCGGCAAACTGCTCGATCAGATCGTGGCGGACCAGGTGCCCCGGGCCATCGAGCTGGCGCCGGACCTGGTCTCGTTCTGCGCGGGCGGCAACGACATCATCCGGCCCGGCACCGACCCGGACGAGGTGGCCGAGCGCTTCGAGCGCGCGGTCGCCGCACTGAGCGCCGCGGCCGGCACCGTCATGGTGACGACCGGCTTCGACACCCGCGGGGTGCCCCTGCTCAAGCATCTGCGCGGCAAAATCGCCACCTACAACGGGCACGTCCGGGCCATCGCCGACCGCTACGGCTGCCCCGTCCTCGACCTGTGGTCGCTGCGCAGCGTGCAGGACCGCCGGGCCTGGGACACCGACCGGCTGCACCTGTCCCCCGAGGGGCACACGCGCGTGGCGCTGCGCGCCGGCCAGGCGCTGGGCCTGCCGGTGCCGGCCGACCCGGAGCAGCCCTGGCCGCCGCTGCCGCCGCGCGGCACCTTCGACGTCCGGCGGGACGACGTCCAGTGGGCCCGCGAATACCTGGTGCCCTGGATCGGACGGCGGCTGCGCGGCCAGTCCTCGGGCGATCATGTGACGCCCAAGGGGACGCTGTCCCCGGAGGACATCAGGACGCGGATCGCCGCGGTGGCGTGA
- a CDS encoding cytochrome P450, producing the protein MTDAISFEVPWARTDKFDPPEVFRTLREERPLARMVYPDGHVGWIVSSYELVREVLSDPRFSHSSEIGHFPVTHHGQVVPNHPKIPGMFIHMDPPDHTRYRRMLTGEFTVRRANRLAPRAEALAAEQAEVLRRQGAPADLLAHYARPFVLRMLSEVVGLPYDERDRYAHAPTLLHDPDAAMEDAAAAYAEAGAFFDEVIERRRKEPEDDLISRLVAEGQLTTEELRNIVTLLLFAGYETTESALAVGVFALLHHTDQLAEVRAAPQHLDAAVEELLRYLTVNQYDTYRTALEDIELHGEVIKKGDSVTVSLPAANRDPAKFACPAKLDLGRDTSGHVAFGFGIHQCLGQNLARVELRAGLGALLRAFPDLRLAVPADEVPLRLQGSVFAVKKLPVAW; encoded by the coding sequence ATGACCGACGCCATTTCCTTCGAGGTGCCGTGGGCGCGGACCGACAAGTTCGACCCGCCCGAGGTGTTCCGCACGCTGCGCGAGGAACGCCCCCTCGCGCGGATGGTCTACCCCGACGGGCACGTCGGCTGGATCGTCTCCAGCTACGAACTGGTCCGCGAGGTCCTCAGCGACCCCCGCTTCAGCCACAGTTCGGAGATCGGGCACTTCCCGGTGACCCACCACGGGCAGGTCGTCCCCAACCACCCCAAGATCCCCGGCATGTTCATCCACATGGACCCGCCCGACCACACCCGCTACCGCCGCATGCTGACCGGCGAGTTCACCGTCCGCCGGGCGAACCGGCTCGCCCCGCGCGCCGAGGCCCTGGCCGCCGAGCAGGCCGAAGTCCTGCGCCGGCAGGGCGCCCCCGCCGACCTGCTCGCGCACTACGCCCGGCCGTTCGTCCTGCGGATGCTGTCCGAGGTGGTCGGACTGCCCTACGACGAACGCGACCGGTACGCCCACGCACCCACCCTCCTGCACGACCCCGACGCGGCCATGGAGGACGCCGCCGCCGCGTACGCGGAGGCCGGTGCCTTCTTCGACGAGGTCATCGAACGGCGGCGCAAGGAACCCGAGGACGACCTCATCAGCCGCCTCGTCGCCGAAGGACAGCTGACCACCGAGGAACTCCGCAACATCGTCACCTTGCTGCTGTTCGCGGGCTACGAGACCACCGAGAGCGCCCTCGCCGTCGGCGTCTTCGCGCTGCTCCACCACACCGACCAGCTGGCCGAGGTCCGCGCCGCGCCGCAGCACCTCGACGCCGCCGTCGAGGAACTGCTGCGCTACCTCACCGTCAATCAGTACGACACCTACCGCACCGCGCTGGAGGACATCGAACTGCACGGCGAGGTGATCAAGAAGGGCGACAGCGTCACCGTGTCGCTGCCCGCCGCCAACCGCGACCCCGCCAAGTTCGCCTGCCCCGCCAAGCTCGACCTCGGCCGGGACACCTCCGGGCACGTGGCGTTCGGCTTCGGCATCCACCAGTGCCTCGGCCAGAACCTCGCCCGCGTCGAACTGCGGGCCGGCCTCGGGGCGCTGCTGCGCGCCTTCCCCGACCTGCGGCTGGCCGTCCCCGCCGACGAGGTGCCGCTGCGGCTCCAGGGATCCGTCTTCGCGGTGAAGAAGCTGCCCGTCGCCTGGTAA
- a CDS encoding carboxymuconolactone decarboxylase family protein, with product MARVSLTPPRTLFFRVMEWYSRRTYGKVLDPGKALAHNPRVLWGDLRFEQSVTKWNKLDSDLKALAVMASAASIGCSWCMDFGFWENAERGMDRRKLHEVPEWRDSEVYTPLERDVMEYAEAMTATPPAVTDDLAARLRARLGEPAFVELTAMVAVENLRSRINAALGLTSQGFKDSCDLGDAARTAAGRPARDARRSVAG from the coding sequence ATGGCCCGCGTGTCTCTCACCCCGCCCCGGACGCTGTTCTTCCGCGTCATGGAGTGGTACTCCAGGCGCACGTACGGAAAGGTCCTCGATCCCGGCAAGGCACTCGCCCACAACCCGCGTGTGCTCTGGGGCGACCTGCGGTTCGAGCAGTCCGTGACCAAGTGGAACAAGCTCGACTCCGACCTGAAGGCGCTCGCCGTGATGGCGTCCGCCGCCTCGATCGGCTGCTCCTGGTGCATGGACTTCGGGTTCTGGGAGAACGCCGAGCGCGGCATGGACCGGCGGAAGCTGCACGAAGTACCGGAGTGGCGGGACAGCGAGGTCTACACCCCGCTGGAGCGGGACGTCATGGAGTACGCGGAGGCGATGACGGCGACTCCGCCCGCCGTCACGGACGACCTGGCCGCACGGCTGCGCGCGCGGCTGGGCGAGCCCGCCTTCGTGGAGCTGACGGCCATGGTCGCCGTGGAGAACCTGCGCTCGCGCATCAACGCGGCGCTGGGCCTGACCAGCCAGGGGTTCAAGGACTCCTGCGATCTGGGCGACGCGGCGCGGACGGCTGCCGGGCGTCCCGCGCGGGACGCCCGGCGGTCCGTCGCCGGCTGA
- a CDS encoding Gfo/Idh/MocA family protein yields MRRLEVALIGAGLIARLHLDAWIGTGAAVRVHSDDGRDADLAREFGVRTAGSLDEALDGADVVDICTPTASHHTIAMAAIARGVGVVCEKPLAATVAEAEEIVTAAERAGVRICPAHDVRFAPAFARLHELVAAGRIGAGAVARFQISGYHPRPWTGHATAESGGILTDQMLHGVDLAHWIFGDVVRVHACYQGDLATPAPAGAVATGTAVLTHVSGALSQVVSRWTATPRPPVRVAFHVSGTAGTVHHDSTWPQEVRVADGDAGTFAHAGESPFAVEMREFARAFSGGPEPRLGARDALAAIRITQAAAESAWTGRAVELPVKGDA; encoded by the coding sequence ATGCGGCGGCTTGAGGTGGCACTGATCGGCGCGGGGCTGATCGCGCGTCTGCACCTGGACGCGTGGATCGGCACCGGGGCGGCGGTGCGGGTGCACTCCGACGACGGCCGGGACGCCGACCTCGCCCGGGAGTTCGGGGTGCGCACGGCCGGCTCGCTGGACGAGGCACTGGACGGCGCCGACGTCGTGGACATCTGCACGCCGACGGCCAGTCACCACACGATCGCGATGGCCGCCATCGCCCGCGGGGTGGGCGTGGTGTGCGAGAAGCCGCTGGCGGCCACCGTCGCGGAGGCCGAGGAAATCGTCACCGCCGCGGAACGCGCCGGGGTCCGTATCTGCCCGGCCCACGACGTGCGCTTCGCACCGGCGTTCGCCCGGCTGCACGAACTGGTGGCGGCCGGCCGGATCGGCGCGGGAGCGGTCGCCCGGTTCCAGATCTCCGGCTACCACCCGCGCCCCTGGACCGGACACGCCACCGCCGAGTCGGGCGGCATCCTCACCGACCAGATGCTGCACGGCGTCGACCTGGCCCACTGGATCTTCGGCGACGTCGTCCGGGTGCACGCCTGCTACCAGGGCGACCTCGCCACACCGGCCCCCGCCGGGGCCGTCGCCACCGGAACCGCCGTGCTCACCCACGTCAGTGGCGCCCTCAGCCAGGTCGTCAGCCGGTGGACGGCCACCCCGCGGCCGCCCGTCCGGGTCGCCTTCCACGTCTCGGGCACCGCGGGCACCGTGCACCACGACTCCACCTGGCCGCAGGAGGTCCGGGTCGCCGACGGCGACGCCGGAACGTTCGCCCACGCCGGGGAGTCGCCGTTCGCCGTCGAGATGCGGGAGTTCGCCCGCGCCTTCTCGGGCGGGCCCGAGCCGCGCCTGGGCGCCCGGGACGCGCTGGCCGCCATACGCATCACCCAGGCCGCGGCCGAGTCCGCGTGGACCGGGCGCGCCGTGGAGCTGCCTGTGAAGGGGGACGCATGA
- a CDS encoding Gfo/Idh/MocA family protein produces the protein MKVAVMSFADERAEPWARLLRDLPGVDLVTADPDGPPDDPRRGPVVAARLGVPYLDGYDAVFAARPQAVVVTGETDRRRELVERAAEAGAQVLCPHPPADAEEDAQAMVDACTKAAVRLTVASPACFGEAFATARRGLAEGVVGTLTTVHGAYHGQPPATADDDAGALAARAPYLLDLVDAVFDGEPAAQVYAQANSVLGGRPGAESAALLTVCYPSGRVAALDCSRTPDPHPGGPALTFVGDRASLEYDARPRLLGGHDATTGAERWEPGGDDLDAAMLRAFLATADGAPGTGPDGAAALRALRIVRAARTSARTGRPVELR, from the coding sequence ATGAAGGTCGCCGTAATGTCGTTCGCGGACGAGCGTGCCGAGCCGTGGGCCCGGCTGCTGCGCGACCTGCCCGGCGTCGACCTGGTCACCGCCGACCCCGACGGCCCGCCGGACGACCCGCGCCGCGGCCCGGTCGTGGCCGCCCGGCTCGGCGTGCCGTACCTGGACGGCTACGACGCGGTGTTCGCCGCCCGGCCGCAGGCCGTGGTGGTCACCGGGGAGACCGACCGCCGCCGGGAACTGGTCGAGCGGGCGGCCGAGGCGGGGGCGCAGGTGCTGTGCCCGCATCCGCCGGCCGACGCAGAGGAGGACGCGCAGGCCATGGTGGACGCCTGTACCAAGGCGGCGGTGCGGCTGACGGTCGCGTCCCCGGCCTGCTTCGGCGAGGCGTTCGCCACCGCGCGCCGGGGCCTCGCCGAGGGCGTTGTCGGCACGCTGACGACCGTCCACGGGGCCTACCACGGACAGCCCCCCGCCACGGCCGACGACGACGCGGGGGCGCTGGCGGCCCGGGCCCCCTACCTGCTCGACCTGGTCGACGCGGTGTTCGACGGGGAGCCCGCGGCACAGGTGTACGCGCAGGCCAACAGCGTCCTCGGCGGGCGGCCCGGCGCCGAGAGCGCGGCGCTGCTCACCGTGTGCTATCCCAGCGGCAGAGTCGCCGCGCTCGACTGCAGCCGGACCCCGGACCCCCACCCGGGCGGACCGGCCCTGACCTTCGTCGGCGACCGGGCGAGCCTGGAGTACGACGCCCGCCCCCGGCTGCTCGGCGGCCACGACGCGACCACGGGAGCCGAACGGTGGGAACCGGGCGGCGACGACCTGGACGCGGCGATGCTCCGGGCCTTCCTCGCCACCGCCGACGGCGCGCCGGGCACCGGCCCGGACGGCGCGGCCGCCCTGCGCGCCCTGCGCATCGTCCGCGCCGCCCGCACCTCCGCCCGCACCGGCCGCCCCGTCGAACTGCGATGA